In Lotus japonicus ecotype B-129 chromosome 5, LjGifu_v1.2, one genomic interval encodes:
- the LOC130717197 gene encoding protein VAPYRIN-LIKE-like has translation MDRLVKPEANEVEIMFQKNQKCSTTFKLTNLMHTMTVAVSLTTTNPSIFTINKPLSVIPPLSSASYTLHLTPPGQPPLSDPPDVITVRTSMLPTGKAPTDHLRRLFSRPGPHVFRDAVIPITLVGPHAVELLISEPLQSRDLFTKAISACSKPHLTNLLKLAVESGEVDTVAALIAAGGDPKGQSLIPLAIRAGKLELVKLLVASGCRINDSVEAGAVLLEAAAVDRIDVLEFLFEIFGEELDVNSANSKGVTPVHVAAMEGHVRVIELLVSKGGDPEAVDSGGWTPLHFAAWRGHPKAVECLLERADTKRVRDKEGRTPFSVAAECGHAQLLGILRWSDGLYRAARADDVHGLKRCIAEGAAVGGRDQNGWTPLHWAAFKGRIKSAKVLLEHGAVVDAVDDAGYTPLHCAAEAGHLQVALLLIAHGGSQASLKSFEHVAPLNLNSFQKHVSLDYQCKSIA, from the coding sequence ATGGACAGGTTGGTGAAACCAGAAGCAAATGAAGTAGAAATCATGTTCCAGAAGAACCAAAAGTGCAGCACCACCTTCAAGCTCACAAACCTCATGCACACCATGACTGTGGCGGTTTCTCTAACCACCACAAACCCATCAATTTTCACCATCAACAAGCCGTTATCTGTAATCCCACCACTCTCTTCAGCTTCATACACCCTCCACCTCACTCCGCCGGGACAACCACCTCTCTCCGACCCACCTGACGTCATCACCGTCAGAACCTCCATGCTGCCTACCGGAAAAGCCCCCACCGACCACCTCCGCCGCCTGTTCTCCCGGCCGGGTCCTCATGTCTTTCGTGACGCCGTCATACCCATCACCCTCGTTGGCCCCCATGCCGTCGAGCTTCTCATCTCTGAACCCCTTCAAAGCCGTGACCTCTTCACCAAAGCCATATCCGCTTGCTCGAAGCCGCACCTCACGAATTTGCTGAAACTCGCCGTGGAAAGCGGGGAGGTTGACACCGTCGCCGCTCTCATCGCCGCCGGCGGAGACCCGAAAGGGCAGTCGCTGATTCCGTTGGCAATCAGAGCTGGGAAGCTTgagttggtgaagcttctggtAGCTTCTGGGTGCAGAATCAACGACTCGGTGGAAGCGGGCGCGGTTTTGCTCGAAGCTGCGGCGGTGGATCGGATCGATGTGTTGGAGTTTTTGTTTGAGATTTTTGGTGAAGAATTGGATGTGAATTCGGCGAATTCGAAGGGGGTGACGCCGGTGCATGTGGCGGCGATGGAGGGTCACGTGAGGGTGATCGAGCTTCTGGTATCGAAGGGAGGGGACCCGGAAGCGGTTGACTCGGGAGGGTGGACGCCGCTGCACTTTGCGGCATGGCGGGGGCACCCTAAGGCGGTGGAGTGTTTGCTGGAACGCGCTGATACGAAGCGCGTGAGGGATAAGGAGGGGAGGACGCCGTTTTCAGTGGCGGCGGAGTGCGGGCACGCGCAGTTGCTTGGGATACTGCGGTGGAGCGACGGGCTGTACCGGGCGGCGAGGGCGGACGATGTTCATGGACTGAAGAGGTGTATAGCGGAAGGGGCTGCGGTGGGTGGGAGGGACCAGAATGGGTGGACGCCGCTGCACTGGGCCGCGTTCAAGGGCCGGATCAAGAGCGCGAAGGTGTTGCTGGAACACGGTGCGGTGGTTGATGCGGTTGATGATGCTGGCTACACTCCCCTGCATTGTGCGGCGGAGGCCGGGCACTTGCAGGTTGCTTTGTTGTTGATTGCTCATGGTGGCTCTCAGGCTAGTCTTAAGAGCTTTGAACATGTTGCTCCTCTGAACTTAAATTCTTTTCAGAAACATGTCTCTCTTGATTATCAATGTAAGAGTATAGCTTGA
- the LOC130717198 gene encoding uncharacterized protein LOC130717198 — MEEAKALHQQHQHQQQQHQQHQQQLMLQQQQQQQQHFLLLQQLQKQQQQQQQAAAISRFPSSIDAHLRPIRPINLQQNPNPNPNNPILNLHQNPNSNHLQQQQQQQQPQQQQQQQKMVRPGNPMELQMAYQDAWRVCHPDFKRPFSSLEDACERLLPYHVVADYEAEEDDRILDSDTTGQVLSRSQQWDNNIAAKIAEFTATFEKQALAFNIISQKRNLGEFRSEERLMIEQALLQEEKRALMAGREAHEAKLRMAAMYQAEQARAESHSHAEMMSRAPIRGSALGSQGSGDMMGHDMGEQDQGGHPGDMMNGWGNNAQREEKEPSEDFLNDEAENGDTGTQDGWREVGEFDLNAR; from the exons ATGGAGGAAGCGAAAGCATTGCACCAgcaacatcaacatcaacagCAGCAGCATCAGCAACACCAGCAACAACTGATGCTTCAGcaacaacagcagcagcaacagcatTTCCTGCTGTTACAGCAATTGCAGaagcagcagcaacaacagcagCAAGCAGCCGCAATTTCTCGCTTCCCTTCCAGCATTGACGCTCACTTGCGCCCCATTAGACCCATCAATCTCCAacaaaaccctaaccctaaccctaatAATCCCATTCTCAATTTGCACCAGAACCCTAATTCCAACCACcttcagcagcagcaacagcaacagcaaccccagcaacaacagcagcagcaaAAGATGGTTCGACCCGGAAACCCAATGGAGCTCCAGATGGCGTACCAGGACGCTTGGCGGGTCTGCCATCCGGATTTCAAGCGACCCTTTTCTTCTCTCGAAGATGCCTGCGAGAG ATTATTGCCATATCATGTTGTGGCAGACTATGAAGCAGAAGAGGATGATAGGATCCTTGATTCTGACACCACTGGCCAAGTGCTTTCAAGGTCCCAGCAGTGGGATAATAATATTGCTGCTAAAATTGCTGAGTTTACAGCAACTTTTGAGAAACAAGCACTTGCCTTCAACATAATATCCCAAAAGAGAAACTTGGGTGAATTCCGGTCTGAGGAGAGATTGATGATTGAACAGGCACTTCTCCAAGAAGAAAAGCGAGCTCTGATGGCCGGTCGTGAAGCACATGAGGCTAAACTTCGGATGGCAGCAATGTATCAAGCTGAGCAGGCCCGGGCAGAATCACACTCTCATGCTGAAATGATGTCGCGAGCCCCCATAAGAGGGAGTGCACTTGGGTCCCAAGGCAGTGGTGATATGATGGGCCATGACATGGGAGAGCAGGATCAGGGAGGTCACCCAGGTGATATGATGAATGGATGGGGGAACAATGCACAGAGAGAAGAGAAGGAGCCATCTGAGGATTTCTTGAATGATGAAGCTGAGAATGGAGACACAGGCACACAGGATGGTTGGCGTGAAGTTGGTGAATTTGATTTGAATGCTAGGTGA